The following are from one region of the Stigmatella ashevillena genome:
- a CDS encoding DUF4846 domain-containing protein gives MNRIALHCLLLGSVLLSPRADAESHTPTREELSRYPWLAPSTSVRTLEAAFPPPSGYTRMDVEPGTFAAWLRGLPLRPSGTPVRDYQGGEILSGTDGRLAAVAELDVGTANLQQCADSIIRLHAEWQWASNQKERIAYRFTSGHLASWTKYAAGDRPRISGSKVAWARTSSASKTRPTFRAYLDLVFTYAGTLSLQAEKNHPGREDVRPGDFFVMGGSPGHAVLVLDVAHDVKGQRMALLGQGFIPAQDFHVLSPGRQGPWFSLEDPEVATPFWKPFAWSSLRRF, from the coding sequence ATGAACCGGATCGCCCTGCACTGCCTCCTGCTCGGAAGTGTGCTGCTCTCGCCCCGCGCGGACGCGGAGTCCCACACCCCCACGCGGGAGGAGCTGTCGCGCTACCCCTGGCTCGCCCCGTCCACATCCGTGCGCACCCTGGAGGCCGCATTCCCCCCTCCTTCCGGGTACACGCGCATGGACGTCGAGCCCGGAACCTTCGCCGCCTGGCTGCGGGGGCTGCCCTTGCGGCCCTCGGGGACGCCCGTGCGCGACTACCAGGGAGGCGAAATCCTCTCGGGCACGGATGGGCGGCTGGCGGCGGTGGCCGAGCTGGACGTGGGCACCGCCAACCTCCAGCAATGCGCCGACTCCATCATCCGGCTCCATGCGGAGTGGCAGTGGGCCTCGAACCAGAAGGAGCGCATCGCCTACCGCTTCACCAGCGGCCACCTGGCCTCCTGGACGAAGTATGCCGCCGGGGATCGCCCGCGGATCTCCGGCTCGAAGGTGGCGTGGGCCCGAACGAGCTCCGCCTCCAAGACCCGCCCCACGTTCCGCGCCTATCTGGATCTGGTCTTCACCTACGCGGGGACCCTGTCCCTCCAAGCGGAGAAGAACCACCCGGGGCGCGAGGACGTGCGGCCCGGTGACTTCTTCGTGATGGGCGGCAGCCCAGGCCACGCCGTGCTCGTGCTGGACGTGGCGCACGACGTCAAAGGCCAGCGGATGGCGCTGCTCGGCCAGGGCTTCATTCCCGCCCAGGACTTTCACGTCCTCTCCCCCGGCCGGCAGGGGCCCTGGTTCTCCCTCGAAGATCCCGAGGTGGCCACGCCCTTCTGGAAGCCCTTTGCCTGGTCCTCCCTGCGCCGGTTCTGA
- a CDS encoding putative quinol monooxygenase, with the protein MSQSLLVVHVHVHVKPEHVESFREATLVNARQSVKEPGIARFDVIQDTEDRTRFVLVEVYRTAQAPAAHKETAHYLAWRDTVAPMMAAPRTSQKYLNCFPDDAGW; encoded by the coding sequence ATGTCTCAGAGCTTGCTGGTCGTCCACGTCCATGTCCACGTGAAGCCCGAGCACGTGGAGTCCTTCCGGGAGGCCACCTTGGTCAATGCCCGGCAGAGCGTGAAGGAGCCGGGCATCGCGCGCTTCGACGTCATCCAGGACACCGAGGACCGGACGCGCTTCGTGCTCGTGGAGGTGTACCGGACGGCGCAAGCCCCGGCCGCCCACAAGGAGACGGCGCACTACCTGGCATGGCGGGACACCGTGGCGCCGATGATGGCCGCGCCGCGCACGAGCCAGAAGTACCTCAACTGCTTTCCAGACGATGCGGGGTGGTGA
- a CDS encoding iron-containing alcohol dehydrogenase translates to MRGGEVSGLGFEFATATRILFGAGRMAEAPEVIRSLGARRVLIVTGNTPSRAAPLREGLDRLGLSTVVFRVEGEPTLELVREGTATAIAAGCDGVVALGGGSVLDAGKAIAALAANGGDPLDYLEVIGRGRPLTQPSVPLVAIPTTAGTGSEVTRNAVLGSKEERVKASLRSPLMLPRVALVDPDLLSGAPKAVLSSSGLDALSQLIEPFVCSRANPLTDALAREGIRRSARSLRRAVLEEAGAPEREDLALASLFGGLCLANAGLGAVHGFAAPVGGMFQAPHGAVCAALLSATLDVNLRALRSRAPAHPTVSRFQEVAGLLTGKTEAQAEEGITWVRELCQALSVPGLSHYGLTKAEVPLLVEKARAASSMKANPLPLTDEELTEIALRSL, encoded by the coding sequence ATGCGGGGTGGTGAGGTGAGCGGCCTGGGATTCGAGTTCGCCACCGCGACGCGCATCCTCTTTGGCGCGGGCCGCATGGCCGAGGCGCCCGAGGTGATCCGCTCGCTGGGGGCGCGCCGGGTGTTGATCGTCACCGGGAACACGCCCTCGCGCGCGGCGCCCTTGCGCGAGGGGCTGGACCGGCTCGGCCTGTCCACGGTCGTCTTCCGGGTGGAGGGAGAGCCCACGCTGGAACTGGTGCGCGAGGGTACCGCCACGGCCATTGCCGCGGGGTGTGATGGGGTGGTGGCGCTGGGAGGCGGGAGCGTGCTGGATGCGGGCAAGGCCATCGCGGCCCTGGCGGCCAATGGGGGCGATCCGCTCGATTACCTGGAGGTGATTGGCCGGGGTCGGCCGCTGACGCAGCCGTCCGTGCCGCTGGTGGCCATTCCCACCACGGCGGGCACGGGCTCGGAAGTCACCCGCAACGCGGTGCTGGGCTCCAAGGAAGAGCGGGTGAAGGCGAGCCTGCGCAGTCCCCTCATGCTGCCCCGCGTCGCGCTGGTGGACCCAGACCTGCTCTCGGGTGCGCCCAAGGCCGTGCTGTCTTCCAGTGGGCTGGATGCGCTCTCTCAGCTCATCGAGCCCTTCGTCTGCTCACGCGCCAACCCGCTCACGGACGCGCTGGCGCGCGAGGGCATCCGCCGCTCGGCCCGCTCCCTGCGCCGCGCGGTGCTGGAAGAGGCCGGTGCGCCGGAGCGGGAGGACCTGGCGCTGGCCAGTCTCTTTGGGGGCTTGTGCCTGGCCAACGCGGGGCTCGGGGCGGTGCACGGCTTCGCGGCCCCGGTGGGAGGCATGTTCCAGGCGCCGCACGGCGCGGTGTGCGCGGCGCTGCTGTCGGCGACCTTGGATGTGAACCTGCGCGCGTTGCGCTCCCGCGCCCCGGCGCACCCCACCGTCTCGCGTTTCCAGGAGGTGGCGGGGCTGCTCACCGGGAAGACAGAGGCCCAGGCGGAGGAGGGCATCACGTGGGTGCGGGAGCTGTGCCAGGCGCTGAGCGTGCCGGGCCTGAGCCACTATGGCCTGACGAAGGCCGAGGTGCCCCTGCTGGTGGAGAAGGCCCGAGCGGCGAGCAGCATGAAGGCCAACCCCCTCCCCCTCACGGACGAGGAACTGACCGAGATCGCCCTCCGCTCGCTGTGA